In Thermococcus gorgonarius, the genomic window GGGGGATATACTCAGAAGACTTCTCAAGGGACTACTCATGTTCACCGGGTATGCTAAGCGTTCACGCGGAAGATCCGGAAGAGATAAGAAAACACCCGGAAAGGCCTCCCTCAGCCGAGATTGTGGCCGTTAAGAAGCTTATCAGACTAGCGGAAAGCCTAAAAAAACCTGTGAACATATGCCACGTCTCAACAAATGGGGCAATGGAGGCAATACTATCAAAGAAACTCCCCCGGGTAAGCTTTGAGGTTACCCCACACCATCTCTTTTTGACTGAAAAAGACTACAGAAAAAACCCTCTCCTCAAGGTGTACCCCCCTCTAAGGGATGAAGAGCACCGGCGGTATCTCTGGGAAAACTTCTCAAAGATACCGATAATAGCCAGCGACCACGCACCACACACCCTGGAGGACAAGACCAATGGAGCAGCCGGTATCCCGGGCCTCGAAACGGAGGTTCCGCTTCTCCTAGATGCAGTCAACAAAGGGTTTCTTACCCTCCAGGACATTGTGGAAAAGATGAACGAGAATCCAATAAGGATATTTGGAATAAAGGGAAAGGGCTTCAAATTGGGAGCAGACGCAGATTTTATCATTGTTGACATGAAAAGGGAGTGGACGGTCAGGGCCGACGATCTATACACCAAAGCTGGATGGACTCCCTGGGAGGGAAAGAGGCTTAGAGGAAAGGTAACAACGACTATTCTTAGAGGGGAAGTCGTTATGGAAGAAGACACCATTGTTGAAAAGCCCATGGGGGTGCGGCTTAATGTACACCGTAACGGAGATAGTGGAAGCGTGGGAAGTAGCTAAGAACGTTAAGGCCTTCAGATTCAAGGAGGCGTTTGAATTTACACCAGGCCAGTTCGTAATGGTCTGGCTACCCGGAATCGGAGAAAAACCCTTCAGTCTGGCAGACAGGGATCTTATAGTGGTCAAGAAGGTGGGCCCCTTCACATCGGAGCTTTTCAAGAGGGAAGAGGGGGAAAGACTCTGGATAAGGGGGCCGTACGGGAAAGGCTTCAAGCCGGTGGGCAAAAACGTGGGGCTTATAGCCGGGGGAATTGGAATACCCCCGATATACGCGCTCTCCAAGACCTGGCGGGAGAAGTTCGAAAAAATCACGCTGATCTACGGGGCAAGGAGCAGGGAAGAACTTGCCCTCTTAGATATTGAGAACCACGTAGACGAGCTAATTGTAACGACAGACGATGGTTCAGCCGGAATAAAAGGATTCCCCACAGACGTTCTAAAGAGAAAGAAGGAAGAATTCGACCAGGTTTATGCCTGCGGACCTGAAGGGATGCTGCTAGCAGTTCTTGAAGTTATGAACTATCACAAAACTCAGGTTTCAATGGAGAGGTACATGAAATGCGGAATCGGAGTCTGCGGCAGCTGCAATCTCGGAAAGTATCTGGTGTGCAGAGACGGTCCTGTGTTCAGAGCAGAGGTGCTAGAAGACGTTTTCAGGAAGACTTAAATCGTTCAAGCAACAAATTAAGAATCTGAGTGGTGGATTATGGTAAGGGAAGAACTGATAGTGGATAAAGAGGGCATCAGGGAAGATCTTCTTAACTGGCATATAAAGGAAGTTGCAGAATTGGCTGCAAAATATGACAAAATGTTCAAAATAGTGAAAGAGCTGCTCCACGATAAAAATCCACTCATCAGGGCCAACGCCCTCCAAACTTTGAAGGATATGGTAAAAAAAGGTAACCTTGATCAAAAAAGATAGAGGCCGTTTTGGATGACATAATAGACCTGCTAAAAGACTACAACGAGAGGGTCTCCCTGAAAGCAATTGAAACTCTGAACTTGATTCTCGAAAAGGGCGAACTAAATGAGAAGGACTACGAAAAGGTAACGGATGCCCTAATGGAAATCGTGAAGAAGGGAATGCCAATTCTAAGCGAGTACGCTGCCGAAGGGCTGGGTGAGATAGGAGCTAAAGCCCTCAAGGCTGTCAGGAAATTAATAGGATGGCTTTTCAACCTCATAAGATCCTCAGAAGACAGGCAGGTTCAGAGTGCTGCCATAGCGGCACTCACTGAGATAGCATACAGAACTGAGGATAAAACCGTTTTTAACGAAATATTTGACAAGATGACTGACCTTCTCGGCCATCTTGATCCCTATATCCAGGAGAGGGCTCTCTCGTCCATAGACAGGCTCACGGGAAGGGCGGAATTACTGACAAAGAGGAACAAGATAAAAGCCCTTCAGAAAATTAAAGAAATCAGTGGAAACGTCCGCACGGCCTCAAAGGCAAACCTGATTATGGAGAAGCTGGAGAAGCTCACAGGGGAGGAGGAAATATTAACAATCGAAGACGTCAGAAAGAAACTGGAAATAGCCGAATATGGGCCAGAAGACGTTGAAAAGCTTCTCGACTCCGGTAAAGCTGACGTAGTTGCAGAACTGGCAAAAATGGATCCGATAGTAGTGTCAAAAGTGATAGAGCTCCTGGAATCGGAGGATCCAACACGAAGAGCAGATGCCCTATGGGTCATCTCAAAGATAGTTTCAGTGCTGACACCAACGGACGCCTATTCAATACTCCCTGTTCTCGGGGAGTTCCTCAAAAGTAGAAACCCCTGGATCAGAAAAACCGCGGCTGAAACCATGGCCGAAATCTACGTTCTCTATCCCGGAACCGCCCAGTTCTTCACGTCTCTGCTTAACGTCCTCCTGAGCTCGGGCAAGCCAACTGACACGGAAGGGGCACTTGAACTGATCTATGCCCTCCAGAAAAAGTTACTCGATCCCGAGTTCAGCAAGGCGACGATACGCGTTCTCGTGGATTTGATAAAAAGGAAAGAAACGAGAGGCGTCGCCCTCAAGTTCATAGCCAGAGAGGCCCAGGAGCTCATCAACATGGACTACGAAGCCCTCACTACTCTAAAGAAAGCCTTCAAAGAAGTATATGGGGACGAAGGAGGAAAATACGACAACCTGGTAGGGGCAATAATAGACGTTGTTGATGACCTACTAAAGCTCAAATCTCAGAGCAGTTAAACCCATTGTTCTCAACCTTTTGTTCTGGAAATCCCTTTAAGCTGTCTCTCCAACCTTAAACGGTGACGGTAATGGAGAGCGGAGACGTTGAGGTTAAACTTAAAGAGATTGAGGAACTCCTCGAAAGGCTTGGGAAGGAACACCCCAAGGAGATATCGGCCTTCTCACGGTTCCTCCGCGAGACCCTGGACAACAAGGCCCTGACGACGAGGGAAAAGGAGCTCATAGCAGTTGCCCTTGGAATAGCGGCGGGCTGTGAGTGGTGCATCTACCTCCACACCCAGAAGGCCCTCGAAGCCGGAGCAAAGTCCGAGGAGCTGATAGAAGCTGGTCTCGTCGCCGTCCTGATGGCCGGCGGTCCGGCACTGATGCACCTCATACCGCTCATGAAGGCCATAGAGAAGTTTAAGAAGGAGTGATCACTCCCCCGTCAGCTTGAGGATAGCCTCCGCTATGTCCCCTTTCGTTTCTTTCAAGGCCTTGAGCGCGGTTTCTCTGTCAACACCGGCCTGCTCCATAACGAGCTGAACGTCTTCCTCAGGAATCTCAAGGACTTCCCTCACTTCCTCGCTTCCCGGGACAATCTGGTAGGTCTTCTCACCTTGGACGACCATGACGGTAACTGCTGGCTCTTTGAGAACTATTTCCTTCCCTTCAAACCTTAAAACAACTTCCTTAACGCCCTCAAGCTCCTCCATCTTTATGCCAAGCTGGCGCATGAGCTTCTTCATCTGCCTGGGGTTCATTCCCATCATCATGACCACCTGAAGAGAATTGAGGGAGGATTTTAAAAAGGTTGGGAAACTACGATTGCTCCCCTCCAAAGGTAGCCTTCAGAAGACTCGGGGTTATCAGCGTGCTCAGGAATATCATTAGGATTATCACAACGTAGGCATCTGGTCCCACTATGCCCTCCTTCAGCGCTATGGCGAGCATGGCAAGCTCTACACCCATCCTCGGTATCATACCGACGCCTATTCTCAGGGCAGACTTTGAATTTAAACCTGCCACCAACGCTCCAAGACCGCAACCTATGATCTTGCTGAGTATTGCGACGACGCTGAAGAGCAGGGCGAAGAGGCCAACTGAGGAGAGGTTCTTAAGCGGGATGTTCATGCCGACGTCGACGAAGAAGAGCGGGACGAAAAGGGAGTGCGCAATCACCCTCGTGTGCTCGAATATCGGCTTTCTAAACTCCGTCTCGCTGAGTGCAAGGCCAAAGAGATAAGCCCCGAGGATAGATGCTAGGTTCATGTGCTCTGCAAGGTATGCGAAGGCAAAGAGCGAGGCCATCGAGAGGGTAACCGTCGAGTCCGCGAAGCCTATCCTGACGACCTTTCTCAGGAGATAGTCCATAATTCCTGGAACGGCGTAGACCATTAAGACAAGAAAGAGGAGAACCATCAGGAGTATCTCGGCTATTCCTACGGCATTCACACCACCCTCCCCGAGGGCAGATATGACGATGGTCAGGACGATGATGCCGAGTATGTCGTCCACTATCGCGGCGGTGAGTATCGTGTTACCTTCAACCGTCTTCAGCTTGTCCAGCTCCATAAGGACTCTAACGGTCAGGCTCACACTCGTTGGAGTTGTTAAAGCGCCGTACAGGAGGGCCTGTTGAAAGCCCTTGAAGGGATACGCTATGCCAAAACCCATCAGAAAAGCCACAAGGACACCTATTCCAGCAACGGAGATGCCAGCTTTCCCTGCCTCCTTGAGTTCATCGATACTGCTTTCCAAACCGGCCAGAAAGAGGAGCATGAGGACGCCTATCATTGAGATGTCCTTAACTTCCTCCGTGGGAGGCATGGTTATTCCAAGAAGTATTCCCCCGACTATCTGGCCGAGAACCACGGGCTGGTTTATTCTGGCAAAGATCCAGCCGAAGATCTCAGCCGTTGCGAGCATGGCAGCTATGTAGAGTATCAACTCGGGCTCCACGGTCATCACCGCGCGAATACCCTAAGGAGCCTTATGACGCTCTGAGCCGAGAATGTTCCAACGACCTTCTTATTCTCGACCACAGGGAACTGCCTAACACCCGTTTCAAGTATCATTCCTAAAGCGTAGCCGAGGGTGTCCCTGGGTGACAAAGTTATCGGCCTTGGATTCATTATTTCCTTCACCGGCCTGTCCCAGTCAAAGTGGGCCTCTTTGAGGGCGTCCATACCCACGAGAACGTAATCCATCGGCGGGACTATGAGGTTGATTATCTCATCGACTGAGATGAAGCCGAGAAGCTTTCCGGCCTCGTCGGTGACGACGGCGCAGGTTCTGTGTTCGAGCCCCTTGATAAGGTCTTCAATCCTGTCATCAGGCGAAAGCCTGAGGAATTTCTCGTCCATAACGAGCTTCAGGGGCATCTTGGAGAGCTTGACGATGTTGAGCTTCGGCTTTTCCTCGTTCTCACTGGCCATCGCTAACACCTCCGATTAGCTTGGATTGGAGCCCAAAGTTTAAAACTTTTTAGGGGAGCCAGGAAGAGTGAGATTATGCCAACCTTCAGAACATTCTAGAGAACCGTCAGAACAACCGCGATTTCGACAAAATTAAGAAAATAAAGAGGGTCTTTTAGCTTACTCACCCTTCTCCTCAGGGAAATTTGATGTCTCCTCGTTGGCCTTCATAATTTTCTGCCGGTACTCCTCGTACTTCCTTCTAGCTTCTTCCGCCTTCTCCTTCTCGCCTAGATATTCATAGGCTTCAGCCACGTGCTTCCACCACATCGGGTCTTCTTCGGCCTCTTTCAGACAGTATTCGAGGAACTTCTGATAGGCCTCTCTAGCGAGCTCCTCCATTCCAAGTTTGCGCGCTATGTTGCCGACATCTTCCCAGAAGACGCCCTCCTCTTCCGCCTCCTTCTTGTAGTACTCAAGGGCCTTCTCCCAGGCCTCTCTGGCCTTCTCCTCGTTTCCGAGCTCCTCGTAGAGCTTTGCCACGTCCTCCCAGAACCAGGGCTCCTCTTCTGCGTAGCGCTCCAAAGCCTTAGCCGCTCTCTCCATATTTCCAGCCTTCTTCCAGTACTCATGGGCCTCCTTGAGGTAGTAGGTGTCCTTCTCCTTCTCGTAAAGCTGCTCGTAGATTTCAGCGGCTTTTTCATACTTCCCGGCCTTTTCATAGGCCCAGGCGGCGCTCTCAAGCCAGCCAAGCTTGAGGTACATTTCAGCGGCCTTCAGGTAGTTTCCGGCCTTCTCGTACTTTCTGGCGGCCTGCTTATACTTGCCGGCTTTTTCAAGGCTCTCGGCGCTCTTAAAGCGGTCAACCAGTCCGAGGTCTGGCTCGCTGATGTACCAGATTCCGAAGGCAATCACCGCGATGAAGAACACGATAATTCCAGCCACGACGTTGAGCTTCTGCCAGGTGGCGCTCAGATAAAGGCCATAGCCACTTATAGCCGTGAAGATGGCGAGTATCGCTCCATACTTCCAGCTCTCGGCGTAGAGCGTTAGGGCCGTGAAAAACAGCAGCATCAGCGTGACGCCGAGAAACCCGAGTGTGAGTATCACCTGGAGCAGTAGCTTCCAGCCGCCATACCAGACTATACCCACCGCTATGGCTATTACAGCTATCAGAAAACCTGTGAGGTAAGCCTTCAGCTTGTCCATTCTTTCACCCCCTCAATTTCCAGCAGGAACTTCTTTTCCTCAATCCCGGAGCTGTAATAACCTATTCCGTTTTTTGCAACGACTCGATGGCAGGGAACCACTATCGGATAGGGGTTTCTCCTCATGGCCCCCCCGATGGCTCTGGGGGACGTTCCGAGTACTTTTGCCAGACTACCGTACGTTATAACGGAGCCTCTTTTAACGTTTTTTGTAAGCCACTCGTAAACCCTTCTCTCAAACGCCGTGACCCCCTCAAAGGAGAGCTCAGACAAGAGATGCTCGTTGTCGAGTTCCCCCACTATTACCTTAAAGATTTTCTCGGGGTAATCACTTGGCCGAATGTCAAGGGAAACGTTAATCCCCCTTTTGATCAGATAGTTTGCCAACGAGTTTATCCGCTCAATCAGTGTTTTCCTGTCGAAGGCAAACGCTGTCCCGTAAATCCTTCCGGAAAAGAGAACCCCGATCCAAACTTCCCGGTCATTAACCCGGAACTTCTCAACGCTCAGCATTCGCATTCCTCCAGCTTTTTAACAGCCCTTCTTAGGGGACCTATGAGGGTGTGAACCTCCCTCCCGTACAGAAAAGCCTTTCCAAGGGACTTCCGGAAGAGTTTGATGAAAATCTCCCTTCTTTTCCGGTCCTTCGGATAGTCGAGAACGTTTAGAAGATCGGCCCATGTTTTCACAAGTACTTCCTTTTCCTCGGGGGTTGCAGGCTTTAACGACTCATCCGGTGGTTCAGGCCTTTCTTTAGACAGCTCGTAGAGTATCACCGCAACTGCCTGGGCCAGGTTCATAACTGGATAAGCCTCGCTCGTGGGTATCGTCACAGTTATGTCCATGGCGTTAAGCTCTTCGTTGGTCAGCCCCCTGCTCTCACGCCCAAAGAAGATTCCCACTTCCCCGGGATAACCCTTTAGCACCTTCGATAGCTCCCAGGGCATTAAGGGTGCCCTGTACGGAATAAATCTCCGCCCGGGTTTTCCTGTCGTGCCAACAGTGAGATCAAAAAGAGAGACGGCCTCTTCAAAGGATTCCAGTATTATGGCGTTTTCAAGCACGTCCTTGGCATGGACTGCATAGCTGTAGCTTTCCTCTGCTAGGTTTGGATTTACAAGGACTAGCCTGGAAAAACCGAAGTTCTTCATTGTCCTGGCTACCATCCCGATGTTAACCGGCCCCTCCGGTTCCACTAAGACCACAGTAACCCCCATGACGAAAGTATTAAATGAATGGGGGGTTAAATGATTTCTGGTGAGATGATGGAAAAAAGAAAAGAACTGATTCCGCTCATCATTGGAGTGCTCATCATGACTTATCTAGTGGAAAAAATCCCTTCCGATAAAGTTCTGTACGTTCTACCCTACGGACTGCTAACTCTAGCAGGAATAAAGAGACGTGCATTCCCCTATGCCACGGCTGCCCTTTTCAGCGGTTCGTTCATTGAATGGGTTCTAACTAGAGATTACCTCGCTCTGGCCGGAATTGCCGTAGCAATTCTCGCAATGCCTGTAAGAGTCGAGAAGCAACAGGTGAGAATGTGGGAGAGGGTCATAAACACAGCAGTAGCCGGAACGGTTGCGTACGTATCGGTGGTAGGCCAAGACATCGGAATCAAAGTTGCAGGAATATTCGCGGCCATAGCCATGCTCTCTGGGAACAGGGGAATTTCAAGCGGAGGCATTTTGGTTGGTTCCTCCATCTTCATGGCAATCCCCCTGGGAAATTTGAGCGATATGGAGCCTATGTTCTTTATTGGAGCCTCAATTATCCTCCTGGTGTACTCTCTCCACCATCTCAGGAAACTGCTGAGGTGATAACGTGAAGATCTATGTTCTCGGTGCGGGATCAATAGGCTCTCTCTTTGGTGCCCTTCTTACTAAGGCGGGCCACGAGGTGACTTTGATAGGCAGAGAAGAGCACGTGAGGGCGATCAACAAAGAAGGACTGAGAATATCGGGCGTCGAAAGCTTTACCGTTTATCCCGAGGCAACCACCCGGGCACCAGAGGAGCCACCAGAGCTGCTCCTGCTCACCACAAAATCGTACTCCACAAAAACCGCACTGGAATGTGCAAGGTATTGCATAGGGGAAGAGACATGGATCTTAAGCGTTCAAAACGGTCTCGGAAACGAGGATCTTGCCCTGAAGTACACCCCCAACGTGATTGGGGGAATAACAACCAACGGAGCAATGCTCGTTGAATGGGGCCACGTTAAATGGACGGGAAGGGGAATTACAGTAATCGGCAGGTACCCAACTGGAAGCTCATCCTTTATCAAAAAGGTAGCCGGGCTGTTCACAGATGCGGGAATTGAAACCGAAGTCAGCGAGAACATCCTGGGCTGGAAGTGGGCCAAGACCATTGTCAATTCAGTTATAAACGCATTAGGGACCATTTTGGAGGTAAAAAATGGCTATCTGAGAGACAACCCCTACCTGGAAGGCATATCCGTAGAAATAGCCAGAGAGGGCTGTGAAGTTGCAAGACAGCTTGGAATAGAGTTTGAAGTTCACCCCCTCGAGCTGCTCTGGGACACGATAGAGAAAACAAAAGAGAACTACAACTCAATGCTCCAAGACATAAGGAGGGGCAGGAAGACCGAAGTTGACTACATAAACGGCAAGATAGTGGAGTATGCAAAATCAGTTGGCCTCGGCGCACCAAGAAACGAACTCCTGTGGGCACTTATAAAGGCAAAGGAAGAGCAAAGTAGATAAAGAGAAAAACCGAGTATCTCCAGGGGATGAGTATGGCGATATTTGGAGGAAAAGAAAACGACGTCTTCAAGGCCATAGAGAACCACATGACGGCCGTTGAAGAGACCTTAAAGGCTTTCAGGGCTCTGGTTGAGGCTTATATGGCGGGAAACCATTCTCAAGCGGAGGCCTTCGAAAAGGAAGTAAGCGAGCTTGAGACGAAGGCAGATAAGCTCAGAAGAGAAATAGAGATGATGCTCTACGAGGGTGCGTTTCTGCCAGCTAACAGAGGGGACTACGCCAGGCTGAGCGAGCTGATAGACCAAGTAGCCGATGCCGCTGAGAGCGCAGCTCACACCATAATCCTGGCACAGCCGAAGTTTCCTGGGGAGCTTAAGGACACTTTCATCGAGCTCATTGAGTCAAGCGTGGAGACGTACAGCAAACTCAAAGAGGCCGTGAAAGCCCTCAATACCGACGTCGATAAAGCCATGGAACTGGCAAAAGCCGTTGAGGACGCCGAGGAAAAAGCCGACGAAATTGAATACAGGCTGAAAAAAGCTATATTTGAAAGCGACACGATAACAACTTACGCAAAGCTTATCTGGAACCAGATACTAACGAAGATCGGCGATATAGCCGATCGCGCTGAGGATGCCTCGGATCAGGTTTTGTTAATGTCAGTTAAGAGGAGGGGATGAATATGAAGGTGCTTGTTGCCGCGCCACTCCACGAGAAGGCGATAGAGGTTTTGAAGAACGCTGGCTTTGAGGTAGTTTATGAGGAATACCCAGATGAGGAAAGGCTGATTGAGCTAGTGAAAGACGTCGACGCGATAATAGTAAGGAGCAAGCCCAAAGTCACCAGAAGGGTCATCGAGAGCGCGCCAAAGCTTAAAGTAATCGGAAGGGCTGGAGTTGGCCTCGACAACATAGACCTTGAAGCGGCGAAGGAGAGGGGCATTAAGGTCGTCAACAGCCCGGGAGCATCGAGCAGGAGCGTTGCGGAGCTTGTCTTTGGCCTGCTGTTTGCCGTTGCCAGGAAGATAGCCTTCGCCGACAGGAAGATGAGGGAAGGCGTCTGGGCCAAGAAGCAGGCCATGGGCATCGAGCTCGAAGGCAAGACCATCGGTGTTGTCGGCTTCGGCAGGATAGGCTACCAGGTTGCCAAGATAGCCAACGCCTTCGGAATGAATGTCCTCCTCTACGACCCGTATCCGAACGAAGAGAGGGCCAAGGAAGTTGGCGGGAAGTTCGTTGACCTTGAGACGCTCCTGAAGGAGAGCGACGTCGTTACGCTCCACGTGCCCCTTGTGGATGCAACCTACCACCTCATAAACGAGGAGAGGCTTAAGCTGATGAAGCCGACCGCCATACTTATCAACGCAGCAAGGGGAGCGGTAGTAGATACAAACGCCCTCGTCAAGGCCCTGCAGGAGGGCTGGATTGCCGGAGCTGGCCTCGACGTCTTCGAGGAAGAGCCGCTCCCAGCTGACCACCCGCTCACCGAGTTCGACAACGTGGTTTTAACGCCTCACATTGGAGCCTCTACCGTCGAGGCCCAGATGAGGGCTGGCGTTCAGGTTGCCGAGCAGATAGTCGAGATTCTGAAGGGTTGATCATTCTTCTCTCTGCTCTCTATTTCTTCCAACCAGAAAACTACTTAAAAACAAGTGACCAAAAGTCAAAAGGTGAGTTCTATGAAGAAAGTTCTTCCGCTTATTATTGCGGTGATAGTAATAACCTCAGGGTGCATTGGAGCCCAAAATGGATCAACGAGTACAACGGGGACATCGCCGACTACCAGTAAGGTTATGCCAGTCGACTTCAAATCCTACGGAAAAGGTGAAGTACTCGCCAACTGGTTTAAAATCGCCGACACCTCGGAGGTCTACGTTAGCATAGGCTACGAAGATTTAGCTAGACATTACTTCCCAAACGCCAAGATACTCCCGGCTGAGGATTACAAAGGAGGAATAGCCCTCCTCTCCCCGAAGGACGCCAGGACAGTCCTAAGGGGAAAGCCGATTCTGATAACGGTGAACGACTACTTCGGCTACATCGTTTACAAGTCCGGACTCAAGTTCGTCGGGCCGGACAAGGGCGTTATGGCAGCTTTCAACGATAACGGCAAGGCCCACTTTGTCTTCACCGGGACAAGCAAGGCAGGGGCTGGGGCGGCCCTTGAGTACGCGATGAGGCTGAGAGAGGGTGCAAAAGTCAATGTGGACGACATCGTAAGGAGCGGCGACTTCGAGGGAGTTGTCCTGAAGGTCATAGGAGACAACGACTGGGACGGAATCCCGGACGAGGGCGAGAGCTGGTACCTCACCTCTTTCAAGGCCATTGAACCCTTCATCTACTACTGGAGGATTGTGGAAGGGGAGAACGTTACCGTTAGCGGGGGCTTCATAAGGCTCGTAAACGGCTCAACCGTCTACATCCACGCCCTCGGGTTCAACGTAAGCATAAGAGTGAAGAACCCGAAGAACAAAGAGCTTACCTACATTATCGAAAACATCAACCCCCGCTACGTTGAGGTATCCGGAGAGACCAAGTCAGTGGACATGGGTGGAACTGAGGTAAAGGTCGTAAGCTCCTCCGATGAAGTTAGTATAGTCCCGAAGGATGTCGCCGACTACAGGATCATCGCCTTTGGCGACCACAGGCCCGATGGAGGAACGAAGCCGCCTGAGGTGTTCCTGAAGATACGCGATGAGATCAACAAGGACGAGGGAGTTTTCATAATCGACGGAGGCGACCTGGTATACACGGGAAGGGTTGACGAATGGGCAGCCCTGCTCAAGGAGTGGAAGTGGAACAAACCGATCTTCGTCGCTCCAGGCAACCACGAGTACCGCGGCGAGGGAATAAACGTCTTCCACATGCTCTTCGGCCCGGACAACTACGCCTTCTCCTTCGGAAAGTACCGCTACATAATCGTTAACGACGTTGAGGAGAACTACGGCCTGAGCGATGAGACGTTTGCATGGATAGAGGAGCAAATGAAAGCAGCCGTTTCAAATGGGCAGAGGCCGGTCTTAGTTCTCCACGCTCCGCCGATTGACCCACGGCCCAATGGAGACCATGCCATGAACCCAAGTGACGGGGAGAAACTCCTCCAGCTTATGAAGAAGTACAATGCCTTTGGAATCTTCAGCCACATCCACATCTACTGGTACGGAGAGGAGGACGGCGTCCAGATGCTCATAACGGGCGGCGGGGGAGCACCGCTCTACGCACCGCCAGACCGGGGTGGCTTCTATCACTATGTCAGAATGTACATGGCAGACAATGGAACCATAACGGTTGAGCCCGTTAAGGTTGAACCATGATACTATCTCTTATTTCTTTTGTTTGAGGCAACCAAAACTTTTTAAAGCCAGGTAGATTTCAATATTACCGGAAGTGGGCCGGTAGCTCAGCCTGGTATGAGCGCCGCCCTCGCAAGGCGGAGGCCGCGGGTTCAAATCCCGCCCGGTCCACCATCCGATTTCTACGGTTTTAAATCGATAGTTGCCTCGTTCTAACTCTCACATCGTTCAGAGCCCACCACAAAATTTATAAGCCCGCCCCCGTGATGGCTATACGGGCTTGGGGCCGTGGGGTAGCTTGGTCTATCCTTCCGGCTTCGGGAGCCGGAGACC contains:
- a CDS encoding dihydroorotase, with amino-acid sequence MEELVIDGRFLFEGKITRGQVGIRNGRISAIKKTGLKGEKTIVLKSDQILLPGLIDVHVHLRDFEQSNKETIESGTMAALHGGITAVFDMPNTKPPVINVKTFRRRLKLLEKKAYSDFAVGFLISGNCNEAKKAKADFYKAFLGASTGGIYSEDFSRDYSCSPGMLSVHAEDPEEIRKHPERPPSAEIVAVKKLIRLAESLKKPVNICHVSTNGAMEAILSKKLPRVSFEVTPHHLFLTEKDYRKNPLLKVYPPLRDEEHRRYLWENFSKIPIIASDHAPHTLEDKTNGAAGIPGLETEVPLLLDAVNKGFLTLQDIVEKMNENPIRIFGIKGKGFKLGADADFIIVDMKREWTVRADDLYTKAGWTPWEGKRLRGKVTTTILRGEVVMEEDTIVEKPMGVRLNVHRNGDSGSVGSS
- a CDS encoding CBS domain-containing protein, encoding MASENEEKPKLNIVKLSKMPLKLVMDEKFLRLSPDDRIEDLIKGLEHRTCAVVTDEAGKLLGFISVDEIINLIVPPMDYVLVGMDALKEAHFDWDRPVKEIMNPRPITLSPRDTLGYALGMILETGVRQFPVVENKKVVGTFSAQSVIRLLRVFAR
- a CDS encoding nascent polypeptide-associated complex protein, translated to MMGMNPRQMKKLMRQLGIKMEELEGVKEVVLRFEGKEIVLKEPAVTVMVVQGEKTYQIVPGSEEVREVLEIPEEDVQLVMEQAGVDRETALKALKETKGDIAEAILKLTGE
- a CDS encoding carboxymuconolactone decarboxylase family protein; this translates as MESGDVEVKLKEIEELLERLGKEHPKEISAFSRFLRETLDNKALTTREKELIAVALGIAAGCEWCIYLHTQKALEAGAKSEELIEAGLVAVLMAGGPALMHLIPLMKAIEKFKKE
- a CDS encoding tetratricopeptide repeat protein, with the protein product MDKLKAYLTGFLIAVIAIAVGIVWYGGWKLLLQVILTLGFLGVTLMLLFFTALTLYAESWKYGAILAIFTAISGYGLYLSATWQKLNVVAGIIVFFIAVIAFGIWYISEPDLGLVDRFKSAESLEKAGKYKQAARKYEKAGNYLKAAEMYLKLGWLESAAWAYEKAGKYEKAAEIYEQLYEKEKDTYYLKEAHEYWKKAGNMERAAKALERYAEEEPWFWEDVAKLYEELGNEEKAREAWEKALEYYKKEAEEEGVFWEDVGNIARKLGMEELAREAYQKFLEYCLKEAEEDPMWWKHVAEAYEYLGEKEKAEEARRKYEEYRQKIMKANEETSNFPEEKGE
- the otg gene encoding methylated-DNA--protein-cysteine methyltransferase; translated protein: MLSVEKFRVNDREVWIGVLFSGRIYGTAFAFDRKTLIERINSLANYLIKRGINVSLDIRPSDYPEKIFKVIVGELDNEHLLSELSFEGVTAFERRVYEWLTKNVKRGSVITYGSLAKVLGTSPRAIGGAMRRNPYPIVVPCHRVVAKNGIGYYSSGIEEKKFLLEIEGVKEWTS
- a CDS encoding HEAT repeat domain-containing protein codes for the protein MDDIIDLLKDYNERVSLKAIETLNLILEKGELNEKDYEKVTDALMEIVKKGMPILSEYAAEGLGEIGAKALKAVRKLIGWLFNLIRSSEDRQVQSAAIAALTEIAYRTEDKTVFNEIFDKMTDLLGHLDPYIQERALSSIDRLTGRAELLTKRNKIKALQKIKEISGNVRTASKANLIMEKLEKLTGEEEILTIEDVRKKLEIAEYGPEDVEKLLDSGKADVVAELAKMDPIVVSKVIELLESEDPTRRADALWVISKIVSVLTPTDAYSILPVLGEFLKSRNPWIRKTAAETMAEIYVLYPGTAQFFTSLLNVLLSSGKPTDTEGALELIYALQKKLLDPEFSKATIRVLVDLIKRKETRGVALKFIAREAQELINMDYEALTTLKKAFKEVYGDEGGKYDNLVGAIIDVVDDLLKLKSQSS
- a CDS encoding dihydroorotate dehydrogenase electron transfer subunit, with the translated sequence MYTVTEIVEAWEVAKNVKAFRFKEAFEFTPGQFVMVWLPGIGEKPFSLADRDLIVVKKVGPFTSELFKREEGERLWIRGPYGKGFKPVGKNVGLIAGGIGIPPIYALSKTWREKFEKITLIYGARSREELALLDIENHVDELIVTTDDGSAGIKGFPTDVLKRKKEEFDQVYACGPEGMLLAVLEVMNYHKTQVSMERYMKCGIGVCGSCNLGKYLVCRDGPVFRAEVLEDVFRKT
- a CDS encoding cation:proton antiporter yields the protein MTVEPELILYIAAMLATAEIFGWIFARINQPVVLGQIVGGILLGITMPPTEEVKDISMIGVLMLLFLAGLESSIDELKEAGKAGISVAGIGVLVAFLMGFGIAYPFKGFQQALLYGALTTPTSVSLTVRVLMELDKLKTVEGNTILTAAIVDDILGIIVLTIVISALGEGGVNAVGIAEILLMVLLFLVLMVYAVPGIMDYLLRKVVRIGFADSTVTLSMASLFAFAYLAEHMNLASILGAYLFGLALSETEFRKPIFEHTRVIAHSLFVPLFFVDVGMNIPLKNLSSVGLFALLFSVVAILSKIIGCGLGALVAGLNSKSALRIGVGMIPRMGVELAMLAIALKEGIVGPDAYVVIILMIFLSTLITPSLLKATFGGEQS